One Williamsia phyllosphaerae DNA segment encodes these proteins:
- a CDS encoding LLM class flavin-dependent oxidoreductase, whose translation MTTPLQFSAFVMNTTSHIAHGAWRRPEARQSDFNSLEHWVSLAKTLEAGTFDYIFFADVVGLYGDYQGSWRKFVESGLQIPSNDPMVVASAIAHATEHLGIAVTSSILQTHPFQFARTMSTLDHASNGRIAWNIVTSQSANAWRNFGYDDITAHDDRYRWADEYVDVVYKLWEGSWDDGALIADKESGLHADFDRVHKINHVGERYRVEGPHLVAPSPQRTPVLFQAGSSPAGRAFAARNAEAQFIMSPNPRAAKKLIADTRALVTDAGRAPADLQFFQGLSFVIGSTEEEATRKAAELDEFIDPTTIIAHAAGGMGFDLGSYDLDTPIGEIEAEGNRSTLAWVKEAITDREPTVRDLAEIRSRSGRVVGTPESIADVLEDWRAAGVGGINVVNSTIPGSYEEFIDHVLPVLRDRGLARRDYADGTARRRATGRDRLPDTHPAAAYRGAFAQM comes from the coding sequence ATGACCACTCCGCTGCAGTTCTCCGCTTTCGTCATGAACACGACGTCGCACATCGCGCACGGCGCGTGGCGTCGACCGGAGGCGCGCCAGTCCGATTTCAACTCGCTCGAGCACTGGGTGTCGCTGGCGAAGACGCTGGAGGCAGGGACCTTCGACTACATCTTCTTCGCCGACGTCGTCGGTCTGTACGGCGACTATCAGGGGTCGTGGCGCAAGTTCGTCGAGTCCGGCCTGCAGATCCCGAGCAACGATCCGATGGTCGTCGCGTCGGCCATCGCGCACGCGACCGAGCACCTCGGCATCGCCGTCACCAGCTCCATCCTGCAGACGCATCCGTTCCAGTTCGCCCGCACGATGTCGACCCTCGATCATGCGTCGAACGGTCGGATCGCGTGGAACATCGTGACCAGCCAGTCGGCCAACGCGTGGCGGAACTTCGGCTACGACGACATCACCGCGCACGACGACCGGTACCGGTGGGCTGATGAGTACGTCGACGTGGTCTACAAGCTGTGGGAGGGCTCGTGGGACGACGGTGCGCTCATCGCGGACAAGGAGTCCGGTCTGCACGCGGACTTCGACAGGGTCCACAAGATCAACCACGTCGGCGAGCGCTACCGGGTGGAGGGGCCGCATCTGGTGGCGCCGTCGCCGCAACGCACCCCGGTGCTGTTCCAGGCCGGCTCGTCGCCCGCAGGCCGGGCCTTCGCGGCCCGTAATGCCGAGGCGCAGTTCATCATGTCGCCCAATCCGCGGGCCGCGAAGAAGCTGATCGCCGACACCCGTGCTCTCGTCACCGACGCCGGCCGCGCGCCGGCGGATCTCCAGTTCTTCCAGGGACTGTCGTTCGTCATCGGCAGCACCGAGGAGGAGGCGACCCGTAAGGCCGCCGAGCTGGACGAGTTCATCGATCCGACCACGATCATCGCCCACGCGGCCGGTGGCATGGGCTTCGATCTCGGGTCCTACGACCTGGACACCCCGATCGGTGAGATCGAGGCGGAGGGCAACCGCAGCACGCTCGCCTGGGTGAAGGAGGCCATCACCGATCGCGAACCCACCGTGCGCGATCTGGCCGAGATCCGGAGCCGCTCAGGTCGTGTCGTCGGGACGCCGGAGAGCATCGCCGACGTTCTCGAGGACTGGCGCGCGGCGGGGGTCGGTGGGATCAACGTGGTGAACTCCACCATCCCCGGCAGCTACGAGGAGTTCATCGACCATGTGCTCCCGGTACTGCGCGACCGGGGCCTAGCGCGGCGCGACTACGCCGACGGCACCGCCCGACGCCGGGCGACCGGACGCGACCGCCTCCCCGACACGCACCCTGCCGCCGCCTACCGCGGCGCATTCGCGCAGATGTAG
- a CDS encoding AIM24 family protein, with the protein MTSLSRGENRPLPAPGVAVTVSSTTSLDVSALLLGENGAVRSDADLIFFNNPVGPGVEYRHGRGAGDVVVIDTAALPADVATVVVTASLDGSGPATFAGAGQLLATVNSSGEALTFEVSGLTTEAALVCVEIYRRNGAWKVRAVGQGYDDGLAGIATAFGIDIEDEPAPTPPPVTQPAPTASPTPSSPAAAHAYSTPTPTYAAAAPSSPPPSPTHNQGVPPMQSELFAPQFAESNEPGIQKQGSKMAKVALNGDVMARTGSMVAYQGDLKFEALGSGGIGNMIRQRLSGEGVPLMKVVGRGDLFLANASSDVHLIDLDGSDGLTINGANVLAFESTLTYNIARVQGAAMASNAGLFNCVFTGRGRIAITTDGTPVVLNVDQPTFADPQAAVAWSSSLRTGVKQNDSFNLGTLIGRSTGERFTLSFSGQGFVIVQPSELPPGGMIGGTGAGEQSGVGGGLGGLLGR; encoded by the coding sequence ATGACCAGCCTGTCCCGAGGTGAGAACCGGCCGCTGCCGGCACCGGGGGTGGCGGTCACGGTGTCGTCGACCACCTCTCTCGACGTCTCGGCGTTGCTGCTCGGTGAGAACGGTGCGGTCCGCTCCGACGCCGACCTCATCTTCTTCAACAACCCGGTCGGTCCGGGCGTCGAGTACCGCCACGGCCGGGGTGCGGGTGACGTGGTCGTCATCGACACCGCCGCTCTGCCCGCCGACGTGGCCACCGTCGTGGTCACCGCCAGCCTCGACGGCTCAGGGCCGGCGACATTCGCCGGCGCCGGGCAACTCCTCGCCACCGTCAACTCCTCGGGCGAAGCGCTGACCTTCGAGGTGTCCGGACTGACCACCGAGGCCGCACTCGTCTGCGTCGAGATCTACCGCCGCAACGGCGCGTGGAAAGTCCGCGCCGTCGGGCAGGGATACGACGACGGCCTGGCCGGTATCGCCACCGCCTTCGGTATCGACATCGAGGACGAGCCGGCACCCACTCCCCCGCCCGTCACGCAGCCCGCACCCACGGCGTCGCCGACGCCGTCGAGTCCCGCTGCCGCACACGCGTATTCGACGCCGACACCGACGTACGCGGCCGCAGCACCGTCGTCACCCCCGCCCAGTCCGACCCACAATCAGGGAGTCCCGCCCATGCAGAGCGAACTGTTCGCACCCCAATTCGCCGAGTCGAACGAACCCGGGATCCAGAAGCAGGGCTCCAAGATGGCCAAGGTCGCGCTCAACGGCGACGTGATGGCGCGGACCGGTTCGATGGTCGCCTATCAGGGGGATCTGAAGTTCGAGGCCCTCGGGTCCGGCGGCATCGGGAACATGATCCGCCAGCGACTCTCCGGCGAGGGAGTACCGCTGATGAAGGTGGTCGGACGCGGAGACCTGTTCCTGGCCAACGCATCATCGGATGTCCACCTGATCGACCTCGACGGGTCCGACGGCCTGACCATCAACGGCGCCAACGTGCTGGCCTTCGAATCCACGCTGACCTACAACATCGCTCGCGTCCAGGGCGCGGCCATGGCAAGCAACGCCGGCCTGTTCAACTGCGTCTTCACCGGGCGTGGACGCATCGCGATCACCACCGACGGGACCCCGGTCGTGCTCAACGTCGACCAGCCGACCTTCGCTGATCCGCAGGCCGCGGTGGCCTGGTCCTCGAGCCTGAGAACCGGTGTCAAACAAAATGATTCGTTCAACCTCGGCACCCTGATCGGACGCAGCACCGGCGAGCGGTTCACCCTGTCGTTCTCGGGGCAGGGCTTCGTCATCGTGCAGCCCTCCGAACTCCCGCCCGGCGGGATGATCGGTGGCACCGGAGCCGGCGAGCAGTCCGGGGTCGGCGGGGGGCTCGGCGGTCTGCTCGGCCGCTGA
- a CDS encoding excalibur calcium-binding domain-containing protein, translating to MATAAPASAATYSNCSQLNQDYPHGVGQTGAVDSTSGTPVTNFERDDAVYQDNTKRDRDKDGIACEKK from the coding sequence ATGGCCACCGCGGCACCGGCCTCGGCCGCGACGTACTCGAACTGCTCGCAGCTGAACCAGGATTACCCGCACGGCGTCGGCCAGACGGGCGCCGTCGACTCGACGTCCGGGACGCCGGTCACGAACTTCGAGCGCGACGACGCGGTCTACCAGGACAACACCAAGCGCGACCGCGACAAGGACGGCATCGCCTGCGAGAAGAAGTGA
- a CDS encoding ABC transporter ATP-binding protein: MYPEYPAPADPRPGGEEACVPALETRELTKAYDGASAVSGVSLSVPAGSLYGLVGANGAGKTTLLSMATGLLRPTHGSVFIGGRNVWSDPVGARGRVGLLPDGPTMSEALPGRTALRYVGVLQGLSPAVADARADDLMGVFDIAGSADKPVSSYSAGMKKKIGLAAALIHSPALLVLDEPLEAVDPVSAVTIREILTRFTMTGGTVILSSHSMSLIEQICTHVAILNRGTLVVAGDTAQVRAGTSLESILVDTVGKTPDPGGLGLDWLGSAPPADRDDR, from the coding sequence GTGTATCCCGAGTATCCCGCACCGGCCGACCCGAGACCGGGTGGCGAGGAGGCGTGCGTACCCGCGCTCGAGACCCGTGAGCTCACCAAGGCCTACGACGGGGCGAGCGCGGTCAGCGGAGTGAGCCTGTCGGTCCCCGCGGGATCGCTGTACGGACTCGTCGGCGCGAACGGGGCCGGCAAGACCACCCTGCTGTCGATGGCGACCGGGCTGTTGCGCCCGACGCACGGCTCGGTGTTCATCGGCGGCCGCAACGTGTGGTCCGACCCGGTGGGCGCCCGAGGACGGGTGGGCCTGCTGCCCGACGGCCCCACCATGTCGGAGGCGCTGCCCGGGCGCACCGCCCTGCGCTACGTGGGCGTGCTGCAGGGCCTCTCGCCGGCGGTGGCCGATGCGCGCGCCGACGACCTGATGGGCGTCTTCGACATCGCCGGGAGCGCGGACAAACCGGTCAGCTCCTACTCGGCGGGCATGAAGAAGAAGATCGGCCTGGCGGCCGCGCTGATCCACTCCCCCGCCCTGCTCGTCCTCGACGAACCGTTGGAGGCGGTGGACCCGGTCTCGGCAGTGACGATCCGCGAGATCCTGACGCGGTTCACCATGACCGGCGGCACGGTCATCCTGTCGAGTCACTCGATGTCGTTGATCGAGCAGATCTGCACACACGTTGCGATCCTCAACCGCGGCACACTCGTCGTCGCCGGCGACACCGCGCAGGTGCGGGCGGGCACCAGCCTGGAGTCGATCCTTGTCGACACCGTGGGCAAGACCCCGGATCCCGGTGGCCTCGGACTCGACTGGCTCGGCAGCGCACCTCCGGCCGACCGGGACGACCGATGA
- the rplN gene encoding 50S ribosomal protein L14 has protein sequence MIQQESRLRVADNTGAKEILCIRVLGGSSRRYAGIGDVIVATVKDAIPGGNIKRGEVVKAVIVRTTKERRRPDGSYIRFDENAAVILKSDTDPRGTRIFGPVGRELREKRFMKIVSLAPEVL, from the coding sequence GTGATCCAGCAGGAGTCACGCCTGCGGGTCGCCGACAACACGGGTGCCAAGGAAATCTTGTGCATCCGCGTGCTCGGAGGCTCGTCACGCCGGTACGCCGGCATCGGTGACGTCATCGTCGCCACCGTCAAGGACGCCATTCCCGGCGGCAACATCAAGCGCGGCGAGGTCGTCAAGGCCGTCATCGTCCGCACCACCAAGGAGCGCCGTCGTCCGGATGGTTCGTACATCCGCTTCGATGAGAACGCCGCTGTCATCCTCAAGAGTGACACCGACCCCCGCGGAACCCGCATCTTCGGACCCGTCGGTCGCGAGCTGCGCGAAAAGCGCTTCATGAAGATCGTTTCGTTGGCTCCGGAGGTGCTCTGA
- the rplX gene encoding 50S ribosomal protein L24 has protein sequence MKVHKGDTVIVISGKDKGAKGKVIESYPTRNRVLVEGVNRIKKHTSAAQSERGASSGGIVVTEAAIHVSNVMVVDSEGNPTRVGYRRDADTGKNVRISRKNGKDI, from the coding sequence ATGAAGGTTCACAAGGGCGACACCGTGATCGTCATCTCGGGCAAGGACAAGGGCGCGAAGGGCAAGGTCATCGAGTCCTACCCCACGCGTAACCGGGTCCTCGTCGAGGGCGTCAACCGCATCAAGAAGCACACCTCCGCAGCACAGTCCGAGCGCGGCGCCTCCTCGGGCGGCATCGTCGTCACCGAGGCCGCCATCCACGTCTCCAACGTGATGGTCGTCGACTCCGAGGGCAACCCGACTCGCGTCGGCTACCGCCGGGACGCCGACACCGGCAAGAACGTGCGCATTTCCCGCAAGAACGGGAAGGACATCTGA
- the rplE gene encoding 50S ribosomal protein L5: MTTTENKVQPRLKERYRSEIKDALNEEFKFENVMLIPGVVKVVVNMGVGDAARDAKLINGAVKDLALITGQKPEIRRARKSIAQFKLREGMPIGARVTLRGDRMWEFLDRLVSIALPRIRDFRGLSDQQFDGNGNYTFGLNEQSMFHEIDIDEIDRPRGMDITVVTSATTNDEGRALLRHLGFPFKDNSVKDN, translated from the coding sequence ATGACCACCACCGAGAACAAGGTTCAGCCCCGGCTCAAGGAGCGCTACCGCTCCGAGATCAAGGACGCGCTGAACGAAGAGTTCAAGTTCGAGAACGTGATGCTGATTCCCGGCGTCGTCAAGGTCGTCGTCAACATGGGTGTCGGTGACGCCGCCCGCGACGCGAAGCTGATCAACGGCGCGGTCAAGGACCTCGCGCTGATCACCGGCCAGAAGCCCGAGATCCGCCGTGCCCGCAAGTCCATCGCACAGTTCAAGCTGCGCGAGGGCATGCCCATCGGTGCTCGCGTGACGCTGCGCGGCGACCGGATGTGGGAGTTCCTCGACCGGCTCGTGTCGATCGCGCTTCCCCGTATCCGCGACTTCCGCGGTCTGTCCGACCAGCAGTTCGACGGCAACGGCAACTACACGTTCGGTCTGAACGAGCAGTCGATGTTCCACGAGATCGACATCGACGAGATCGACCGCCCGCGCGGTATGGACATCACCGTCGTCACGTCGGCCACCACCAACGACGAAGGCCGTGCGCTGCTGCGTCACCTCGGCTTCCCGTTCAAAGACAACAGCGTGAAGGACAACTGA
- a CDS encoding type Z 30S ribosomal protein S14 — protein sequence MAKKALVNKANKKPKFKVRGYTRCNRCGRPHAVFRKFGLCRICLREMAHAGELPGVQKSSW from the coding sequence ATGGCAAAGAAGGCTCTGGTCAACAAGGCCAACAAGAAGCCGAAGTTCAAGGTCCGCGGCTACACGCGTTGCAACCGCTGCGGTCGCCCGCACGCGGTGTTCCGCAAGTTCGGCCTGTGCCGTATCTGCCTGCGCGAGATGGCGCACGCGGGTGAACTCCCCGGCGTGCAGAAGTCGAGCTGGTGA
- a CDS encoding DUF559 domain-containing protein translates to MTEEHWIAACDSTLQSRLAHRSDIAAELGPHGRDLLARCDGRSQSGTESLVRVRLRALGFEVVVQPQIEGVGWVDLRVGKLLIECDSKAHHTSLENYRNDRRRDRSALVRGWMKMRFTYDDVVYGWDESLDSIRAITRPRRHRMRD, encoded by the coding sequence ATGACAGAAGAGCATTGGATTGCTGCGTGCGACTCGACGCTCCAGTCGCGCTTGGCACACCGTTCCGACATCGCCGCGGAACTCGGGCCGCACGGTCGGGACCTGCTGGCCAGGTGCGACGGCAGATCGCAATCCGGGACGGAGTCACTGGTCCGGGTTCGTCTGCGTGCGCTCGGTTTCGAGGTCGTCGTGCAACCGCAGATCGAGGGCGTCGGGTGGGTCGACCTCCGAGTCGGCAAGCTGCTGATCGAGTGCGACAGCAAGGCGCACCACACCAGTCTCGAGAACTACCGCAACGATCGTCGGCGCGATCGGAGCGCACTCGTGCGCGGATGGATGAAGATGCGGTTCACATACGACGACGTCGTCTACGGCTGGGACGAGTCGCTCGACTCCATCCGAGCAATCACCCGGCCGCGTCGCCACCGGATGCGCGACTGA
- a CDS encoding DUF4262 domain-containing protein, which translates to MTDRHADRRGLPRWHPSPLVQSAITTIRALGWSVMAVSDECSCASLECEPPDCSFAYTSGLHLGPIPELAVYGLDARTAQAVLNEMVDVLRWRNWRTLVEHEIEFTIDSIDSTLRLIELVDKSDLLITNELFPDAAVLQVVWADDHGAYPWEEGYSLEVRDQFIKGVEGVGRDVGPRVISRSTGPNRAQRRKRKR; encoded by the coding sequence ATGACCGATCGCCACGCAGACCGCCGCGGACTACCGAGGTGGCACCCGAGTCCCCTCGTCCAGTCGGCCATCACGACGATCCGGGCGCTGGGGTGGTCGGTGATGGCCGTCAGTGACGAGTGCAGCTGCGCTTCCCTGGAATGTGAGCCGCCGGACTGTTCGTTCGCGTACACGAGCGGACTCCATCTGGGTCCGATCCCTGAACTGGCCGTCTACGGCCTCGACGCACGAACTGCTCAGGCCGTCCTCAACGAGATGGTGGATGTGCTGCGATGGCGCAATTGGAGGACTCTGGTCGAGCACGAGATCGAGTTCACCATTGATTCCATCGACTCGACGCTGCGACTGATCGAACTCGTGGACAAGTCGGATCTCCTGATCACCAACGAGTTGTTCCCCGATGCCGCTGTCCTGCAGGTCGTATGGGCCGATGACCACGGCGCCTATCCGTGGGAGGAGGGCTACTCACTCGAGGTGCGCGACCAGTTCATCAAGGGCGTCGAGGGCGTCGGCCGGGACGTGGGTCCCCGGGTCATCTCCCGCTCGACCGGTCCCAACCGTGCGCAACGTCGAAAGCGCAAACGGTGA
- a CDS encoding EthD domain-containing protein gives MVKLMYALWGTDLGAVLASADTHDALRRAGADRVQLNIAGVPEIAGAMTLSTFTPPIDAVISVWTGAEPEPVTEVLAGLTDRVVGWEVTERRPLSPSETWDGSRADAMANVAFLRKPDTLDRAEWLRRWLEEHTPIAIATQATSGYLQNIVERPVTPDVEHVDAIVEELFPLAAAGDIHAFYGSGGDDTELRRRMTALLDSVVRIGAHENIDVVPTVRHLHSF, from the coding sequence GTGGTCAAGCTGATGTACGCACTGTGGGGTACCGACCTCGGCGCCGTCCTGGCGTCCGCGGACACCCACGACGCACTGCGGCGGGCCGGCGCCGACCGGGTGCAACTCAACATCGCCGGGGTGCCGGAGATCGCCGGGGCGATGACGCTCTCCACGTTCACCCCGCCGATCGACGCGGTCATCAGCGTCTGGACCGGCGCCGAACCCGAGCCGGTCACCGAGGTGCTCGCCGGCCTCACCGACCGCGTCGTGGGGTGGGAGGTCACCGAGCGCCGGCCCCTGTCACCGTCGGAGACCTGGGACGGCTCGCGCGCCGACGCCATGGCCAACGTCGCGTTCCTGCGCAAACCCGACACCCTCGACCGCGCCGAGTGGCTGCGCCGCTGGCTCGAGGAGCACACGCCGATCGCGATCGCGACGCAGGCGACCTCCGGCTACCTGCAGAACATCGTCGAACGGCCGGTGACGCCCGACGTGGAACACGTCGACGCGATCGTGGAGGAACTCTTCCCGCTCGCCGCGGCAGGCGACATCCACGCGTTCTACGGCAGCGGCGGAGACGACACCGAACTGCGACGCCGCATGACCGCTCTGCTCGACAGCGTCGTGCGCATCGGGGCGCACGAGAACATCGACGTGGTGCCCACGGTCCGTCACCTGCACTCGTTCTGA
- the rpsH gene encoding 30S ribosomal protein S8, with product MTMTDPIADFLTRLRNANSAFHDEVTLPHSKIKGNIAEILKREGYITDFRTEDAPVGKSLVVTLKYGPTRERSIAGLRRVSKPGLRVYAKSTNMPKVLGGLGVAIISTSSGLLTDRQAANKGVGGEVLAYVW from the coding sequence ATGACCATGACTGATCCGATCGCAGACTTCTTGACCCGTCTGCGCAACGCCAACTCGGCGTTTCACGACGAGGTGACACTCCCGCACTCGAAGATCAAGGGCAACATCGCCGAGATCCTCAAGCGCGAGGGCTACATCACCGATTTCCGCACCGAGGACGCCCCCGTGGGCAAGAGCCTCGTCGTCACTCTCAAGTACGGCCCCACCCGTGAGCGGAGCATCGCCGGACTGCGGCGAGTCTCCAAGCCGGGTCTGCGGGTCTACGCGAAGTCCACCAACATGCCGAAGGTTCTCGGCGGCCTCGGCGTGGCCATCATCTCCACGTCCTCGGGCCTGCTGACCGACCGTCAGGCAGCCAACAAGGGCGTCGGCGGCGAAGTCCTCGCCTACGTCTGGTAA
- the rplF gene encoding 50S ribosomal protein L6, translating to MSRIGKNPVAIPAGVDVKIDGQAVSVKGPKGELALMVSEPISVVAEDGSIVVTRPNDERRNRSLHGLSRTLVANLVTGVTTGYTTKMEIFGVGYRVQLKGKDLEFALGYSHPVPIEAPEGITFAVESPTKFSISGIDKQLVGQIAANIRRLRRPDPYKGKGIRYEGEQIRRKVGKTGK from the coding sequence ATGTCGCGTATTGGAAAGAACCCGGTCGCCATCCCGGCCGGAGTGGACGTGAAGATCGACGGCCAGGCCGTGTCGGTCAAGGGACCCAAGGGCGAGCTCGCCCTGATGGTGTCCGAGCCCATCTCGGTTGTCGCCGAGGACGGCTCGATCGTGGTGACCCGTCCGAACGACGAGCGTCGTAACCGCTCGTTGCACGGACTCAGCCGCACCCTGGTGGCGAACCTCGTCACCGGTGTGACCACCGGCTACACCACCAAGATGGAGATCTTCGGAGTCGGCTACCGCGTGCAGCTCAAGGGCAAGGACCTCGAGTTCGCGCTGGGCTACAGCCACCCGGTGCCGATCGAGGCGCCCGAGGGCATCACCTTCGCGGTGGAGTCGCCCACCAAGTTCTCGATCTCGGGAATCGACAAGCAACTGGTCGGCCAGATCGCGGCCAACATTCGCCGCCTGCGGCGTCCGGACCCGTACAAGGGCAAGGGCATCCGCTACGAGGGTGAGCAGATCCGCCGCAAGGTCGGAAAGACGGGTAAGTGA
- the rplR gene encoding 50S ribosomal protein L18, with amino-acid sequence MSETTTTKRETVGKDVSTRRRRSTARRHFRLRKKISGTPQRPRLAVKRSSRHIHVQIIDDHSGTTLAAASTIEADVRSSGGDKSAQSAKVGELIASRAKAAGVDTVVFDRGGHDYHGRIAALADAAREGGLTF; translated from the coding sequence ATGAGTGAAACCACAACCACGAAGCGCGAGACGGTCGGCAAAGACGTGTCGACCCGTCGCCGCCGCTCCACCGCACGCCGGCACTTCCGGCTGCGCAAGAAGATCAGCGGAACCCCGCAGCGACCGCGTCTCGCGGTCAAGCGGTCCTCGCGACACATCCACGTCCAGATCATCGACGACCACTCGGGCACCACGCTCGCGGCGGCTTCGACGATCGAGGCCGATGTGCGCAGCTCCGGCGGCGACAAGTCGGCGCAGAGCGCCAAGGTCGGCGAACTGATCGCATCCCGCGCCAAGGCCGCGGGTGTCGACACGGTGGTCTTCGACCGCGGTGGGCACGACTACCACGGACGGATCGCCGCTCTGGCCGACGCCGCCCGCGAGGGAGGGCTCACGTTCTGA
- the rpsE gene encoding 30S ribosomal protein S5 — translation MPGRQRRDGGTGPATSTDPNAPAAAGADNRGGGNRAGGGDRRGGGRDGGRGGGREQDKNRLERVVAINRVSKVVKGGRRFSFTALVVVGDGQGMVGVGYGKAKEVPAAIQKGVEEAQKNFFRVPLIGSTVTHPVQGEAAAGVVMLRPASPGTGVIAGGAVRAVLECAGVHDVLAKSLGSDNAINVVHATVAALKMLQRPEEVAARRGLPIEDVAPAGMLRARAGQGA, via the coding sequence ATGCCGGGACGTCAACGGCGTGACGGCGGCACCGGACCCGCCACCAGCACCGATCCCAACGCTCCCGCAGCAGCGGGTGCCGACAACCGTGGCGGTGGCAACCGCGCAGGCGGCGGCGATCGTCGTGGCGGCGGCCGCGACGGCGGGCGTGGAGGCGGACGCGAGCAGGACAAGAACCGCCTCGAGCGCGTCGTCGCCATCAACCGCGTGTCCAAGGTGGTCAAGGGTGGACGTCGGTTCTCCTTCACCGCCCTCGTGGTCGTCGGTGACGGCCAGGGCATGGTCGGCGTCGGCTACGGCAAGGCCAAAGAGGTCCCGGCCGCCATCCAGAAGGGTGTCGAAGAGGCTCAGAAGAACTTCTTCCGCGTCCCGCTGATCGGCAGCACCGTGACCCACCCCGTCCAGGGTGAGGCCGCGGCCGGAGTCGTCATGCTGCGTCCGGCGTCGCCCGGTACCGGTGTGATCGCCGGTGGCGCGGTGCGTGCCGTGCTCGAGTGCGCAGGCGTCCACGACGTCCTCGCCAAGAGCCTGGGCAGCGACAACGCGATCAACGTCGTCCACGCGACCGTGGCCGCACTGAAGATGCTGCAGCGTCCCGAAGAGGTCGCCGCACGTCGTGGCCTCCCCATCGAAGACGTCGCTCCCGCGGGTATGTTGCGGGCGCGTGCAGGACAGGGTGCATGA
- the rpmD gene encoding 50S ribosomal protein L30, with product MAELKITQIKGTIGTKSNQRDSLRTLGLRKIRQTVTREDTPANRGLINVVRHLVTVEEV from the coding sequence ATGGCAGAGCTGAAGATCACCCAGATCAAGGGCACGATCGGAACCAAGAGCAACCAGCGTGACTCTCTGCGGACCCTCGGACTGAGGAAAATCCGTCAGACGGTCACCCGCGAGGACACACCGGCCAACCGTGGCCTGATCAACGTGGTGCGTCACCTCGTGACAGTCGAAGAGGTGTAG
- the rplO gene encoding 50S ribosomal protein L15, with translation MTIKLHHLRPAPGAKTEKTRVGRGEGSKGKTAGRGTKGTSARKNVPAGFEGGQMPIHMRLPKLKGFTNRNRVEYQVVNVGDIARLFPEGGTIGVDELIAAGAVRKNELVKVLGDGELSVAVQVSANKFSTSASEKISAAGGSTTVL, from the coding sequence ATGACCATCAAATTGCATCACCTTCGCCCCGCTCCGGGCGCGAAGACAGAGAAGACCAGGGTCGGTCGTGGTGAGGGATCCAAGGGTAAGACCGCGGGTCGCGGCACCAAGGGCACCTCGGCGCGCAAGAACGTCCCGGCCGGCTTCGAGGGTGGGCAGATGCCCATCCACATGCGGCTCCCGAAGCTCAAGGGCTTCACCAACCGCAACCGTGTCGAGTACCAGGTGGTGAACGTGGGCGACATCGCCCGCCTCTTCCCCGAGGGCGGCACCATCGGCGTCGATGAGCTCATCGCAGCCGGTGCGGTTCGCAAGAACGAGCTCGTGAAGGTGCTCGGCGACGGAGAACTGTCGGTGGCCGTGCAGGTCAGCGCCAACAAGTTCTCGACGTCGGCGAGCGAGAAGATCAGCGCGGCAGGTGGCAGCACCACGGTGCTGTGA